A stretch of Henckelia pumila isolate YLH828 chromosome 4, ASM3356847v2, whole genome shotgun sequence DNA encodes these proteins:
- the LOC140861435 gene encoding uncharacterized protein produces the protein MPQYALGKCFNEAGVCLKCKKPSHVAKDCPELRRPLQGRVFMMQAKEADPDTTLIRGRIVVAGVATRALLESGATQSFISEAFAHKRGIQHEELTIGFSVTIPSGEELSTRRFVKNLELLLQGQSVVADFIVLPMPEFDLILGMDWMTKNAVVIDF, from the exons ATGCCACAGTACGCACTTGGGAAGTGCTTTAATGAGGCAGGAGTGTGTTTAAAATGCAAGAAGCCGAGTCATGTAGCTAAAGACTGCCCGGAGTTGAGGAGGCCTCTACAGGGTCGAGTGTTCATGATGCAGGCCAAGgaggccgacccagacactacACTCATAAGAG GTAGGATTGTAGTAGCCGGTGTAGCCACAAGAGCTTTGTTAGAATCAGGGGCTACCCAGTCTTTTATTTCGGAGGCTTTTGCCCATAAAAGGGGTATTCAGCACGAAGAATTGACGATTGGGTTTTCAGTGACTATCCCTTCAGGGGAAGAGCTATCCACCCGGAGATTTGTGAAGAATCTTGAACTGCTATTGCAAGGACAGTCAGTGGTTGCAGACTTCATAGTTTTGCCTATGCCAGAGTTTGACTTAAtacttgggatggattggatgacgaagaatgctGTGGTGATTGACTTCTAG